The following coding sequences are from one Streptomyces sp. NBC_00536 window:
- a CDS encoding alanine racemase gives MTAEHVTAEDVAAAHADPTARITALADERVDFRFKGLPPDAEGLTVGELAAQRRNLFTGGFTTPVMALSAERVEHNLALMAAYADRHGLVFAPHGKTSMAPALFARQITHGAWGVSLAAPHQVRVARAFGIERVLLANELVDAPALRWISRELDAHPSFRFVCYVDSVRGVELMDEALRAAAAVRPVDVVVELGAGAGARTGARTEAGCAAVADAVAATRTLRLVGVSGYEGEVPGADPDSVRAWLRRLVGLLADFDAAGRFSALDEILVSAGGSAWFDAVAEVFAEIPGLSAPVLKVLRSGAYLSHDVGHYRRMTPFNRVPGEGRLEPAFRLWAQVVSRPSPEQAFVNAGKRDAAYDLDLPEVQAVRSARDGTLRDATGITLTALSDQHGWVSTAPDAALEVGDWLGLGLSHPCTTFDKWQLIPLVEEDGTVRDFVRTYF, from the coding sequence ATGACTGCCGAGCACGTGACCGCCGAGGACGTGGCCGCCGCGCACGCCGACCCGACCGCGCGGATCACGGCCCTCGCCGACGAGCGCGTCGATTTCCGTTTCAAGGGGCTGCCGCCGGACGCGGAGGGGCTGACCGTCGGTGAACTCGCCGCCCAGCGCCGCAACCTCTTCACCGGCGGGTTCACCACCCCCGTGATGGCGCTCTCCGCCGAACGCGTCGAGCACAACCTCGCTCTCATGGCGGCCTACGCCGACCGCCACGGACTCGTCTTCGCACCCCACGGCAAGACCTCGATGGCCCCCGCCCTCTTCGCCCGCCAGATCACCCACGGAGCGTGGGGCGTCAGCCTCGCCGCCCCCCACCAGGTGCGCGTGGCGCGCGCCTTCGGCATCGAGCGGGTGCTCCTGGCCAACGAACTCGTCGACGCACCCGCCCTGCGCTGGATCTCCCGCGAGCTGGACGCCCACCCGTCGTTCCGCTTCGTCTGCTACGTGGACTCCGTACGCGGGGTCGAGCTGATGGACGAGGCCCTGCGCGCCGCCGCCGCTGTGCGCCCGGTCGATGTCGTCGTCGAACTCGGCGCCGGCGCGGGTGCCCGTACCGGCGCCCGTACGGAGGCCGGGTGCGCGGCCGTCGCCGACGCGGTGGCCGCCACCCGGACCCTGCGCCTCGTGGGCGTCAGCGGCTACGAGGGCGAGGTCCCCGGGGCCGACCCGGACAGCGTCCGGGCCTGGCTGCGCCGCCTCGTCGGCCTCCTCGCCGACTTCGATGCCGCGGGCCGGTTCAGCGCCCTGGACGAGATCCTGGTGAGCGCGGGCGGCTCCGCCTGGTTCGACGCGGTGGCCGAGGTCTTCGCCGAAATCCCCGGACTGTCCGCGCCGGTGCTCAAGGTGCTGCGCTCGGGCGCGTACCTTTCCCACGACGTCGGCCACTACCGGCGCATGACCCCCTTCAACCGCGTCCCCGGGGAGGGCCGTCTCGAACCCGCGTTCCGCCTGTGGGCCCAGGTCGTCTCCCGCCCCTCCCCGGAGCAGGCGTTCGTCAACGCGGGCAAGCGCGACGCCGCCTACGACCTGGACCTGCCCGAGGTACAGGCGGTGCGCTCGGCCCGCGACGGAACCCTCCGGGACGCGACGGGCATCACCCTGACCGCCCTCTCCGACCAGCACGGCTGGGTGAGCACCGCACCGGACGCCGCACTGGAGGTCGGGGACTGGCTGGGGCTGGGACTGTCACACCCCTGCACCACCTTCGACAAGTGGCAGCTGATCCCCCTCGTCGAGGAGGACGGGACGGTCCGGGACTTCGTACGCACCTATTTCTGA
- a CDS encoding RidA family protein, translating into MNDSTTAATTTATTGTALVKTAITPATHTAPPAKFSHGVRKGNILQVAGQVGFLPAVAGRAPTPAGPTLREQTLQTFANVRAILEEGGATWDDVMMMRVYLTDVDHFAEMNALYNAYFEEQGLTAPASARTTVYVGLPAGLLIEIDALAVLG; encoded by the coding sequence ATGAACGACAGCACCACCGCCGCCACCACCACCGCCACCACCGGAACCGCTCTCGTGAAGACCGCGATCACCCCGGCCACGCACACCGCCCCGCCCGCGAAGTTCTCGCACGGGGTGCGCAAGGGGAACATCCTCCAGGTGGCGGGCCAGGTCGGCTTCCTGCCCGCCGTGGCGGGCCGGGCACCGACCCCGGCGGGCCCCACCCTGCGCGAACAGACGCTGCAAACCTTCGCCAACGTCCGCGCGATCCTCGAAGAGGGCGGCGCCACCTGGGACGACGTGATGATGATGCGGGTCTACCTCACCGACGTGGACCACTTCGCGGAGATGAACGCCCTCTACAACGCCTACTTCGAGGAGCAGGGCCTCACCGCCCCGGCGTCCGCCCGTACGACGGTGTATGTCGGCCTGCCCGCCGGCCTGTTGATCGAGATCGACGCGCTCGCCGTCCTCGGCTGA
- a CDS encoding sugar kinase gives MSTTPDGRAVDVTCLGESMVALRPTTPGPLAGAGGFTRGFGGAESNVACGVAGAGHSARWVGRVGADGFGDYLVREMSARGVDTSHVTRDRHRPTGIYFRTVGERATRAVAEPGQDLPPQDLAEVAYYREGSAASAMSPHTVDTTVLDATRVLHLTGITAALSPGCLDLLRALTAPRPGRPLISFDVNYRMNLWPDAATAGPVLLALARASDLVFVGADEAEVLWGTGGGLEAVRRLLPEPKVLVVKQGADGATVFTRTVKDRTDGPDGSDLVVHEPAPAVAVVASVGAGDAFAAGFLSAGLRGLPVPERIRHGHLTAASVLTSPEDLAAPPPRQLADRLAALDAPAWRELRLAAGWAADLGAHPQKDHPQKNHPRKHHSQKEERHTP, from the coding sequence GTGTCCACAACCCCGGACGGCCGGGCCGTCGATGTGACCTGTCTCGGTGAGTCGATGGTCGCGCTGCGGCCCACCACCCCCGGCCCGCTCGCCGGTGCGGGGGGTTTCACCCGGGGCTTCGGCGGCGCCGAATCGAACGTCGCCTGCGGTGTCGCCGGTGCGGGACACAGCGCCCGCTGGGTCGGCCGCGTCGGGGCGGACGGCTTCGGTGACTACCTGGTGCGCGAGATGTCCGCCCGGGGCGTGGACACGTCCCACGTGACGCGGGACCGGCACCGTCCGACCGGGATCTACTTCCGCACCGTCGGCGAGCGCGCCACCAGAGCGGTGGCCGAGCCGGGGCAGGATCTGCCGCCGCAGGACCTGGCCGAGGTCGCCTACTACCGGGAGGGCTCCGCGGCATCTGCCATGTCCCCGCACACCGTGGACACGACCGTGCTCGACGCCACCCGGGTGCTGCACCTCACCGGCATCACCGCCGCCCTCTCCCCCGGCTGCCTGGACCTCCTGCGGGCCCTGACCGCCCCACGGCCCGGCCGCCCCCTCATCTCCTTCGACGTCAACTACCGGATGAACCTGTGGCCCGACGCCGCCACGGCCGGCCCGGTGCTCCTCGCCCTCGCCCGCGCGAGCGACCTCGTCTTCGTCGGCGCGGACGAGGCCGAGGTGCTGTGGGGCACGGGCGGCGGCTTGGAGGCGGTCCGCCGCCTGCTGCCCGAACCGAAGGTGCTCGTGGTGAAGCAGGGCGCCGACGGCGCCACCGTCTTCACCCGCACGGTCAAGGACAGAACGGACGGCCCGGACGGCTCGGACCTCGTGGTGCACGAGCCCGCGCCCGCCGTCGCCGTCGTCGCCTCCGTCGGGGCGGGCGACGCCTTCGCCGCCGGGTTCCTCTCCGCCGGGCTGCGCGGGCTGCCCGTACCGGAGCGGATACGCCACGGCCACCTCACGGCCGCGTCCGTCCTGACCTCCCCCGAGGACCTCGCGGCGCCGCCGCCCCGCCAACTGGCCGACCGGCTGGCGGCCTTGGACGCCCCGGCCTGGCGCGAGCTGCGCCTCGCGGCGGGCTGGGCCGCCGACCTCGGCGCCCACCCTCAGAAAGACCACCCCCAGAAGAACCACCCCCGGAAGCACCACTCCCAGAAGGAAGAACGGCACACACCATGA
- a CDS encoding GntP family permease gives MLSVAATPPATPHTGGMLTLIGGTGGLLTVAALGIALLLVLIIKTRLQPFVALLAVSIAVGLGAGLSVTELFGTVQKSAAVSMIESGMGGILGHVAIIIGLGTMLGAILEVSGGAEVLSSRLLNLFGEKRAPLAMGLTGLIFGIPVFFDVGIFVLAPIVYAAAKRSGKSILLYAMPLLAALSMTHAFLPPHPGPVAAAGLFHVSLGWVIAMGIVCGVPAVLAAWAYAGWIGRRVFVAVPQDMVDAADEAKAAVAAEQRAAGVTPREDPVPLATVLLIIGTPLLLILAATFSSIMLDPSTPRSCIEFFGNPFVALTIALVLAYYMLGIRRGWSRKSLETVSTASLKPVGNILLVVGAGGVFGAVLKGSGIAAALADTFDGMGLPVIVLAYLISVVLRVAQGSATVAIVATAGIVVPLVEGGGHSQPFLALVIMAISAGSIFASHVNDGGFWMVSKYFGISERDTLKSWTVLESVLSVAGFAVAAALSLVV, from the coding sequence ATGCTGTCTGTCGCCGCCACACCCCCCGCCACACCGCACACCGGGGGCATGCTGACGCTCATCGGCGGTACGGGCGGTCTCCTGACCGTCGCCGCCCTCGGCATCGCCCTGTTGCTCGTCCTGATCATCAAGACCCGTCTGCAGCCGTTCGTGGCGCTGCTGGCGGTCTCCATCGCGGTCGGTCTGGGCGCCGGCCTCTCGGTGACCGAACTCTTCGGCACCGTACAGAAGTCCGCCGCCGTCTCGATGATCGAGAGCGGCATGGGCGGCATACTCGGGCACGTCGCGATCATCATCGGTCTCGGGACCATGCTCGGGGCGATCCTCGAAGTCTCGGGTGGCGCCGAAGTCCTCTCCAGCCGCCTCCTGAACCTCTTCGGCGAGAAGCGCGCACCCCTCGCCATGGGTCTCACCGGTCTGATCTTCGGCATCCCGGTCTTCTTCGACGTCGGCATCTTCGTCCTCGCGCCGATCGTCTACGCGGCCGCCAAGCGCTCCGGAAAATCGATCCTGCTCTACGCGATGCCGCTGCTGGCCGCGCTCTCGATGACGCACGCCTTCCTGCCGCCGCACCCCGGACCGGTCGCCGCGGCGGGCCTGTTCCACGTCTCCCTCGGCTGGGTCATCGCGATGGGCATCGTCTGCGGCGTGCCCGCCGTGCTCGCCGCCTGGGCCTACGCCGGTTGGATCGGCAGGCGCGTCTTCGTCGCCGTACCGCAGGACATGGTCGACGCCGCCGACGAGGCGAAGGCCGCCGTCGCCGCGGAACAGCGGGCCGCCGGGGTCACCCCGCGCGAGGACCCGGTCCCGCTGGCCACCGTCCTGCTCATCATCGGTACGCCGCTGCTGCTGATCCTGGCCGCCACCTTCTCCTCGATCATGCTGGACCCGTCCACCCCGCGGTCCTGCATCGAGTTCTTCGGCAACCCCTTCGTGGCGCTCACGATCGCGCTGGTGCTGGCGTACTACATGCTCGGCATCCGCCGCGGCTGGTCGCGCAAGTCGCTGGAGACGGTCTCCACCGCCTCCCTCAAGCCGGTCGGCAACATCCTGCTCGTGGTCGGTGCGGGCGGTGTCTTCGGCGCGGTCCTGAAGGGTTCGGGCATCGCGGCGGCCCTGGCGGACACCTTCGACGGGATGGGGCTGCCGGTGATCGTACTGGCGTACCTGATCTCGGTGGTCCTGCGCGTGGCCCAGGGCTCCGCGACCGTGGCGATCGTCGCGACGGCGGGCATCGTGGTCCCGCTGGTCGAGGGCGGCGGCCACTCCCAGCCCTTCCTCGCCCTCGTCATCATGGCGATCTCGGCGGGCTCGATCTTCGCCTCCCACGTCAACGACGGCGGGTTCTGGATGGTCTCGAAGTACTTCGGGATCTCGGAGCGCGACACCCTCAAGTCGTGGACCGTCCTGGAATCCGTCCTGTCGGTTGCCGGATTCGCGGTGGCGGCGGCCCTCAGCCTGGTCGTCTGA
- a CDS encoding N-acyl-D-amino-acid deacylase family protein: MDLVIRNARVVDGSGADSDRADVALQDGRIQEIRREGEGPRPSARRTLDADGLALAPGFIDMHAHSDLALLRDPDHSAKAAQGVTLEVLGQDGLSYAPVDDRTLAEVRQAITGWNGDGGDIDFDWRTVGEYLDRLDRGFDGQGIAVNAAYLVPQGTVRMHAMGWEDRAPTPEELDRMRQLVAEGLQQGAVGMSSGLTYTPGMYAQDGELTELCRVVAAYDGYYCPHHRSYGAGALQAYQEMVDLTREAGCALHLAHATMNFGVNEGKAPDLLALLDRALEQGADITLDTYPYTPGCTTLVALLPSWAGEGGPRAVLDRLADDATAERIRRVLEDIGSDGCHGVPIAWDTIEISGVSDPGLASCVGKTIAESARMRGEAPWTTARRLLIGDRLGSTILQHVGHEENVRLIMKHRAHTAGSDGILQGYKPHPRAYGTFPRYLGTYVRELGELSLEECVAHMTSRPAARLRLPDRGLVREGYRADLVLFDPDTVAAGSSFEAPRTLPYGIPHVLIDGRFVIEDGKRTQALAGKSVRRTA, translated from the coding sequence ATGGACCTGGTCATCCGCAACGCCCGCGTAGTCGACGGCTCGGGAGCGGACTCCGACCGCGCCGACGTAGCCCTCCAGGACGGCCGCATCCAGGAGATCCGGAGGGAGGGCGAGGGCCCCAGGCCCTCCGCCCGCAGGACGCTCGACGCCGACGGGCTCGCTCTGGCACCCGGCTTCATCGACATGCACGCCCACAGTGACCTCGCCCTGCTGCGGGACCCCGACCACAGCGCGAAGGCCGCGCAGGGCGTCACTCTGGAGGTCCTGGGCCAGGACGGCCTGTCCTACGCGCCCGTCGACGACCGGACCCTCGCCGAGGTGCGCCAGGCCATCACCGGCTGGAACGGCGACGGCGGTGACATCGACTTCGACTGGCGGACCGTCGGCGAATACCTCGACCGCCTCGACCGCGGATTCGACGGACAGGGCATCGCGGTCAACGCCGCCTACCTCGTCCCGCAGGGCACCGTCCGCATGCACGCCATGGGCTGGGAGGACCGCGCCCCCACCCCCGAGGAGCTGGACCGGATGCGCCAACTGGTCGCCGAAGGCCTCCAGCAGGGCGCCGTCGGCATGTCCTCCGGCCTCACCTACACCCCGGGTATGTACGCCCAGGACGGCGAACTGACCGAACTCTGCCGGGTGGTGGCCGCGTACGACGGCTACTACTGCCCCCACCACCGCTCGTACGGGGCCGGAGCGCTCCAGGCCTACCAGGAGATGGTGGACCTCACGCGCGAGGCCGGATGCGCCCTCCACCTCGCACACGCCACCATGAACTTCGGGGTGAACGAGGGCAAGGCGCCCGACCTGCTGGCCCTGCTGGACCGGGCGCTGGAGCAGGGCGCCGACATCACGCTGGACACCTACCCCTACACACCCGGCTGCACCACCCTCGTCGCGCTGCTCCCCAGCTGGGCGGGCGAAGGCGGGCCCCGGGCCGTACTGGACCGCCTGGCGGACGACGCGACGGCCGAGCGCATCCGCCGCGTTCTCGAAGACATCGGATCCGACGGCTGCCACGGCGTCCCCATCGCGTGGGACACGATCGAGATCTCCGGAGTATCCGACCCGGGCCTGGCCTCGTGCGTGGGCAAGACCATCGCCGAGTCGGCCCGTATGCGCGGCGAAGCCCCGTGGACCACGGCCCGGCGGCTGCTGATCGGCGACCGCCTCGGATCGACGATCCTGCAGCACGTCGGACACGAGGAGAACGTCCGCCTCATCATGAAGCACCGCGCCCACACGGCCGGTTCGGACGGCATCCTCCAGGGCTACAAACCCCACCCGCGCGCCTACGGCACCTTCCCCCGGTACCTCGGGACGTACGTCCGCGAGCTGGGCGAGCTGTCCCTGGAAGAGTGCGTGGCCCACATGACCTCCCGCCCCGCGGCCCGCCTGCGGCTGCCGGACCGGGGCCTGGTCCGTGAGGGCTACCGCGCCGACCTGGTCCTCTTCGACCCCGACACGGTCGCCGCGGGCTCGTCGTTCGAGGCGCCCCGCACCCTCCCGTACGGCATCCCGCACGTCCTGATCGACGGCCGCTTCGTCATCGAGGACGGCAAGCGGACACAGGCGCTCGCCGGGAAGTCGGTCCGCCGTACGGCATGA
- a CDS encoding bifunctional 4-hydroxy-2-oxoglutarate aldolase/2-dehydro-3-deoxy-phosphogluconate aldolase — protein sequence MTCHPYAVIASQRLLPVLRNADADEAVRQTTALLAAGCRAVELTTSTPGWAEALARTVPLTDGRGRPAAIGLGTVTTAAQAHTALDAGAAFLISPYPAPEVRRAAREREAVFIEGGFTPGEVAAAVGAAGAAKVFPAHVGGPRFIRSLRAVLPEAVIIPTGGIRPDAVQPWFDAGATAVGVGNGLPADPADLAALFAELARPCCPECAETVIS from the coding sequence ATGACGTGCCACCCCTACGCCGTGATCGCTTCCCAGCGCCTGCTGCCCGTGCTGCGCAACGCCGACGCCGACGAAGCCGTGCGCCAGACCACCGCACTGCTCGCGGCGGGCTGCCGCGCGGTCGAGCTGACCACCAGTACCCCGGGCTGGGCCGAGGCCCTGGCCCGTACGGTCCCCCTCACCGACGGCCGGGGGCGCCCGGCGGCCATCGGCCTCGGCACGGTCACCACCGCCGCGCAGGCGCACACCGCCCTCGACGCCGGAGCGGCCTTCCTCATCTCCCCGTACCCCGCGCCCGAGGTGCGCCGGGCCGCCCGGGAGCGCGAGGCCGTCTTCATCGAGGGCGGGTTCACCCCGGGCGAAGTGGCCGCCGCCGTCGGCGCGGCGGGCGCCGCCAAGGTCTTCCCGGCGCATGTGGGCGGACCCCGGTTCATCCGCTCGCTCAGGGCCGTCCTGCCCGAGGCCGTCATCATCCCCACCGGCGGCATACGCCCCGACGCCGTACAGCCCTGGTTCGACGCGGGCGCCACCGCGGTCGGCGTCGGCAACGGCCTGCCAGCCGACCCCGCCGACCTCGCGGCCCTCTTCGCCGAACTCGCCCGGCCCTGCTGCCCGGAGTGCGCCGAAACGGTCATCAGTTGA